In the Leishmania donovani BPK282A1 complete genome, chromosome 29 genome, one interval contains:
- a CDS encoding A-1 protein, putative, translated as MDAARKRHRGNASEAAARGDEDDSAAIPGREARHQVHSSKSAIPFTSTPEEACGDESDYAVLVKRSTALLAKLGQRNVLDNCAAQETSSTQKEATQPMTLPCRFENHKFSLYGVSCSAGSLVLPFATAACIQPTELAHRSTKCTQTESSTTLEARKKLLATELSELYTLLHVFFS; from the coding sequence ATGGACGCCGCCAGGAAACGTCACAGAGGGAACGCGTCAGAAGCGGCAGCCAGAGGTGATGAAGATGACTCGGCCGCGATCCCCGGACGTGAGGCACGGCACCAAgtgcacagcagcaaaaGCGCCATCCCTTTCACGTCTACTCCCGAGGAAGCGTGTGGGGATGAAAGCGACTACGCTGTCCTGGTGAAACGGAGCACGGCACTGTTGGCAAAGCTCGGCCAGCGCAATGTACTCGACAACTGCGCAGCCCAAGAAACCAGCAGCACGCAAAAGGAGGCAACACAACCAATGACACTTCCGTGTAGGTTTGAGAATCACAAGTTCAGCTTGTACGGTGTTTCTTGCTCCGCTGGCTCTCTTGTTTTACCCTTTGCCACGGCTGCGTGCATACAGCCCACAGAGCTGGCTCATCGCTCCACCAAGTGCACACAAACGGAGTCATCGACCACTCTAGAAGCCCGCAAGAAGCTGCTAGCTACGGAGTTGAGTGAGCTCTACACACTGTTGCATGTCTTTTTCTCGTGA